One Paramisgurnus dabryanus chromosome 8, PD_genome_1.1, whole genome shotgun sequence DNA window includes the following coding sequences:
- the or60a1 gene encoding odorant receptor, family 60, subfamily A, member 1, whose protein sequence is MLLPSVNVTLILTSYGPPGALIYGVFIISLVVYLTTVFANITLMLVIYLDTTLHKPVYIFLFNLAINGLIGSSAVLPKIMSNLFADVKVLEYVECILQVFFVNVYGTCAYAILTVMAYDRYVAICSPLQYHNIMTTAKVKLLLLIVYCVPICSLAVQTYLTSRLPLCRHIINKLFCDNLAVVNLSCVKNTVGDIYGICLVFVFVVLPLIFVILSYVKIMCVSLKASESTQKKALKTCTPHLITFINFSSATLFSVIYNRLNFYLSKEVNVFISVHFILIPPLLHPLIYGIRTKEISNSLTKFLRRKIFAIDFNPWTEHKNCCNDSGFICSKKGLV, encoded by the coding sequence ATGCTTCTGCCAAGTGTGAACGTCACTCTGATTCTTACCAGTTATGGACCTCCTGGTGCGCTTATTTATGGAGTTTTCATAATCTCTCTTGTAGTCTATCTCACAACAGTTTTTGCAAACATAACATTGATGCTGGTGATCTACTTGGACACAACTCTCCATAAGCctgtgtatatatttttattcaaCCTGGCTATCAATGGATTAATCGGATCCTCTGCTGTACTTCCCAAAATAATGTCAAATCTGTTTGCTGATGTGAAAGTTTTGGAGTATGTGGAGTgtattctgcaagtgttttttgttaatgtttatgGGACCTGTGCTTATGCAATATTAACAGTTATGGCATATGATAGATATGTTGCAATTTGCAGTCCTTTACAGTATCATAATATTATGACAACGGCTAAAGTTAAACTTTTGCTTTTAATTGTGTATTGTGTTCCCATCTGCTCTCTAGCTGTACAGACGTACCTTACATCAAGACTGCCTTTGTGCAGGCATATAATTAACAAATTGTTTTGTGACAACTTGGCAGTAGTTAATCTTTCATGTGTTAAAAATACCGTAGGGGACATATATGGCATATGTCTGGTGtttgtttttgtagttttaccTCTAATCTTTGTCATCTTATCATATGTCAAAATAATGTGTGTCTCTTTGAAAGCCTCAGAAAGTACGCAGAAGAAAGCTTTAAAAACTTGCACCCCTCACTTAATAACTTTTATAAATTTTTCATCAGCCACTCTCTTTTCTGTTATATACAATCGGTTAAATTTCTATCTTTCAAAAGaagttaatgtttttatttcagttCATTTTATCCTTATCCCTCCACTTCTTCATCCACTTATTTATGGGATCAGAACAAAAGAGATCAGCAATAGTCTCACAAAatttttaagaagaaaaatATTTGCTATTGATTTCAACCCATGGACTGAACATAAGAACTGTTGTAATGACTCAGggtttatttgtagtaaaaagGGGTTGGTATGA